The genomic interval GCTGTAAAAGTCCTAGACCACTACTCCGTTGGACGAGAAAATAACCATAGACAAAAGGTTGGGTTACAGCAGAAAGCCTACTGTTTGGCTTTTTTGCACCTCTGGCCATTACCCCAACCTTTCCCCATTCTCTCGTATAGAGGGTTACTATTTTATTGGATTCACCATAATCAATTGATCTAATAACAATTCCTTCACACTTTTCCAGCATCTTCATTCACCATCCCTTACTATAGAGACAGTGCTATGAGATCGGATAATCAAGTTCTGCTAGTTCCTCCTCGTGCATTCCTGGTATTTCATGATTAGCCTTTTCTAATTCTTTAAAGAGTAGATAAGTATCAATGTTACCTGTTTGGGAAAAAACTTTCCAGGTAAAGTCTAACATGTAAAACCCCACCTTTCGATTTTTTACTAGCTGTTTACAACCTTAATCTTATCATAGCCTGTCTTTATAAAATCATGAGACGAAAATATTGTTAATTGATTGCATGTATAATTTTTAACCACCTATATATTTAAAAAAAGGCTTTTTTTCTCATCGTTAGTTGCTTTTATTAAACAACCTTAAATCCAAGTGAGATTA from Niallia sp. FSL W8-0635 carries:
- a CDS encoding YqzL family protein yields the protein MLDFTWKVFSQTGNIDTYLLFKELEKANHEIPGMHEEELAELDYPIS